The Psilocybe cubensis strain MGC-MH-2018 chromosome 7, whole genome shotgun sequence genome has a window encoding:
- a CDS encoding Sorting nexin MVP1 — translation MFNAPRPAQRYTGSTSNGFGGSFVDENPLSSSVYDDGLDPWSAAPSPSPTPIPQAPSSVFNAVIADATVPSIYHRAYASVDPANTGETSVNALSRVLSTSSLPASTIDRIVNLVSSRPRVSRLEFFVALALVALAQSGKDVSIEQVAALSSQNTLPEPTLDLQALSTITSPASIPRRNTNQTIRATLPAYSSDDPWNSNPRFPANTGNTSFGGAIDGLPTGQPSGLAGTGLPSEWWRKEENIKITILGQQGFILNRYTVYEIQSDRRQTAVARRYSEFTFLWDVLVRRYPFRLFPALPPKRVGADEQFLEQRRRGLTRALNFVVNHPIIKEDGVLAVFLSEPSFETWRKQSAISLEEESASRRVDRIEEMTIPSDLEDKLAVVRGKISPLIEQWQRICILAERIIKRREAAAVRTPALRRAFIRTHLTLPELSPSSTSSSLPPGSPRSMTASLSQSFLGFNTNPNVLSSDNQGDLARLTNTLRVVVEVNETCWRGDDCELSNGVRSGLSQLAAHTQRHSEISELRSRSLQDTTLESLKAQRDLYLATRDLFIRHDRLSLDQVERLKKRIETTSVKLDGIRAAQKENWQEEAEKLTAMIEKDQATIAAQLSRRVFIRACMWHELRVVLHNRENALLTQAVKEFAHEEHEYAENVANNWESLSEAVESMPFE, via the exons ATGTTTAACGCTCCACGGCCTGCCCAACGATATACAGGAAGCACCTCCAATGGGTTTGGGGGCAGCTTTGTCGATGAGAACCCTCTCTCAAGTTCTGTTTATGACGACGGACTTGACCCATGGAGTGCCGCACCAAGCCCTAGCCCAACACCGATACCACAAGCGCCATCTTCTGTATTTAATGCAGTCATAG CCGACGCAACTGTACCATCTATATACCATCGCGCTTATGCTTCTGTCGACCCTGCCAACACAGGAGAAACCTCCGTCAATGCTTTATCCCGGGTTCTGAGTACGTCATCGTTGCCAGCTAGCACGATCGACCGG ATCGTCAACCTTGTCAGTTCACGTCCTAGAGTGTCGAGGCTCGAATTCTTTGTCGCGTTAGCGTTGGTTGCGCTAGCACAATCAGGGAAAG ACGTTAGCATTGAGCAAGTTGCTGCTCTATCGTCCCAGAATACCCTTCCAGAGCCGACTCTCGACCTCCAAGCTTTATCCACCATAACATCGCCAGCATCTATACCCCGGAGAAATACTAATCAGACTATACGTGCCACTCTTCCAGCTTACTCTTCCGACGATCCGTGGAACTCAAACCCCCGATTCCCTGCCAATACTGGTAACACCTCTTTTGGTGGCGCCATTGATGGACTGCCTACTGGGCAACCTTCTGGATTGGCTGGTACTGGGCTACCTAGTGAATGGTggagaaaggaagagaaCATCAAGATCACTATTCTGGGCCAGCAAGGGTTCATCTTGAATAGATATACCGTGTATGAAATCCAATCAGAC CGAAGGCAAACTGCTGTCGCTCGTCGATATTCCGAGTTTACGTTCTTGTGGGATGTGCTCGTTCGTCGATATCCCTTCCGCCTCTTTCCAGCATTGCCCCCGAAAAGAGTTGGAG CCGATGAACAGTTTTTGGAACAAAGACG GCGTGGCTTAACCAGAGCCCTCAACTTTGTTGT TAATCACCCCATCATTAAAGAGGATGGAGTATTAGCAGTGTTTTTAAGTGAACCTTCTTTTGAAACATGGCGCAAGCAGTCAGCAATATCTTTGGAAGAAGAGTCAGCATCCCGACGAGTAGACCGGATTGAAGAGATGACAATTCCCAGTGATTTGGAAGACAAACTTGC TGTTGTACGAGGAAAGATTAGTCCTCTAATCGAACAGTGGCAGAGAATTTGCATTCTTGCTGAGCGTATAATCAAACGACGCGAAGCAGCTGCGGTACGAACACCCGCCCTGCGTCGAGCCTTTATCCGGACTCACCTCACTTTGCCTGAActttctccctcctccacaTCTTCATCTCTTCCTCCTGGCTCCCCTCGATCGATGACCGCTTCCCTCTCACAATCATTCTTGGGCTTCAATACCAATCCCAATGTCCTTTCTTCGGATAATCAGGGGGACCTTGCCAGATTAACAAACACACTTCGAGTTGTCGTCGAAGTCAACGAAACGTGTTGGCGAGGGGATGATTGTGAATTGTCGAATGGCGTGCGCTCTGGCTTGAGCCAATTAGCTGCACATACACAACGCCATTCAGAAATTTCGGAATTGCGA TCGCGAAGCCTTCAGGACACCACATTGGAGTCGCTCAAG GCTCAGAGAGATCTCTATCTTGCCACCCGAGATTTATTCATTCGTCACGATAGACTTTCGCTGGATCAAGTAGAACGTCTCAAAAAACGGATTGAAACTACCTCCGTAAAGCTTGACGGTATTCGAGCagcacaaaaagaaaactgGCAAGAAGAAGCGGAGAAGCTGACAGCCATGATCGAAAAGGACCAAGCCACGATTGCTGCACAGCTCAGTCGCCGTGTTTTTATTCGAGCATG CATGTGGCATGAACTGCGCGTTGTGCTTCACAATCGGGAAAATGCTCTTTTGACGCAAGCCGTAAAAGAATTTGCCCATGAAGAACACGAATATGCAGAAAACGTTGCGAATAATTGGGAGTCTCTCTCTGAAGCCGTTGAGAGTATGCCCTTTGAATGA
- a CDS encoding putative sterol O-acyltransferase 1, producing the protein MTKHSKSPTAAYKASGGFETSTGTLYVSKPYRSKASKKLRALITFAPRKSTFDITNDRSSSNEFRTYVRSIETNGHALNLHFATMFSQDAVTLALSDAVLVLSTGICVPFAKALKRGWIRYYWTGVILQHLLQTTILFTAIYWTFNRDWPWVQSGYLTLHSLVMIMKMHSYITVNGQLHSVSEQANDLLASMRTATKAVGGWEEAMAVAQAKQRELEAPQNSSSSQLSTPPNGNSSTSESTPNGTPDVPEGMSTSYVDVKTANALRKRLAAVAAQSQSAPQDSDVGVRTVHNLNKDSSPLKDASINGTSTFIVEADDLPEGLHPHPLVYHPDPQISDMAKDYSELQSELLSSGPTYVRWPDNITWKNFAVYQLIPTLVYELEYPRTDRIRPLYVFEKTVATFGTFALLYTVTESFILPYTPRADQSFLRSLLDLALPFMIAYILLFFIIFECICNGFAELSYFADRQFYEDWSVLTLHRWNSTSWDEFSRKWNKPVHTFLLRHVYAATIMSYRFSRSTAMFVTFLLSACAHELVMVVVTRKVRMYLFTLQLIQIPLIVIGRTPAIKRNKLMGNVVFWLGLYAGFPLLCVAYVAY; encoded by the exons ATGACCAAGCACTCAAAGTCACCCACTGCCGCCTACAAGGCAAGTGGCGGTTTCGAGACCTCCACAGGCACCCTCTACGTCTCAAAGCCTTATCGTTCAAAGGCCTCCAAGAAACTCAGGGCCCTCATCACTTTCGCCCCCCGCAAGTCCACCTTTGACATCACCAATGACAGATCCTCTTCAAATGAGTTCCGC ACCTATGTGCGCAGCATCGAGACCAACGGTCATGCCCTCAATCTTCATTTCGCGACCATGTTCTCTCAAGATGCCGTCACTCTAGCCCTCAGTGATGCTGTTCTCGTCCTGAGCACCGGAATATGCGTCCCTTTTGCCAAAGCATTAAAGCGTGGCTGGATACGCTACTACTGGACCGGGGTTATTCTGCAACACCTGCTACAAACCACCATTTTGTTCACTGCCATATACTGGACCTTTAACAG AGATTGGCCATGGGTCCAGTCGGGATATCTCACTTTACATTCACTG GTCATGATTATGAAAATGCACTCGTACATCACAGTCAACGGTCAACTTCACAGCGTCTCCGAGCAGGCCAACGACCTTCTCGCGTCTATGCGCACCGCGACCAAAGCCGTCGGTGGTTGGGAGGAAGCCATGGCAGTAGCTCAAGCGAAGCAAAGAGAACTCGAAGCCCCTCAGAACTCGTCGTCTAGCCAACTATCTACGCCCCCCAATGGGAACAGTAGCACCAGTGAATCCACGCCAAACGGCACTCCTGACGTCCCGGAAGGCATGTCCACATCCTATGTCGACGTTAAGACTGCAAACGCGCTCAGGAAGCGACTTGCCGCCGTCGCAGCGCAATCGCAGAGCGCGCCCCAAGACAGCGATGTTGGTGTGCGCACAGTACATAACCTTAACAAGGATTCCTCTCCCCTGAAAGACGCGTCTATCAACGGAACATCAACATTTATCGTCGAGGCAGACGACCTTCCTGAAGgtctccatcctcatcctctagTCTACCATCCAGACCCCCAGATTTCCGATATGGCCAAGGATTACTCGGAGCTGCAAAGCGAGCTTCTTAGCTCTGGACCCACATATGTCAGGTGGCCGGATAATATTACCTGGAAGAACTTTGCTGTTTACCAGCTTATTCCAACCCTGGTTTATGAACTCGAGTACCCTCGAACCGACCG AATACGGCCTTTGTATGTCTTTGAGAAAACT GTCGCCACGTTTGGAACCTTTGCCCTGCTTTACACAGTTACAGAGAGCTTTATTCTGCCCTACACTCCCAGAGCAGACCAATCATTCCTGAGATCTCTGCTGGATCTCGCTCTTCCATTCATGATAGCATAtattctccttttcttcattatTTTTG AATGCATATGTAATGGATTTGCTGAACTTTCTTA CTTCGCTGACAGACAGTTCTATGAGGACTGG TCTGTTTTAACATTGCACAGGTGGAACTCTACATCTTGGGACGAATTCTCCCGCAAATGGAATAAACCAGTGCATACTTTCCTGCTCCGACATGTATACGCTGCGACGATTATGAGCTACCGGTTCTCAAGATCTACTGCGATGTTTGTGACCTTCTTGCTTAGCGCTTGTGCGCATGAGCTCGTCATGGTGGTTGTGACACGCAAAGTCAG AATGTATCTCTTCACGCTGCAGCTGATCCAAATCCCGCTTATCGTCATTGGACGTACGCCTGCGATCAAGCGCAACAAGCTTATGGGCAACGTCGTGTTCTGGCTAGGTCTCTACGCCGGGTTCCCGCTCCTCTGTGTTGCCTATGTGGCGTATTGA
- a CDS encoding F-box protein pof7, with amino-acid sequence MPVASSSQSAQAGAVPSAQEENAELAKFRAEWLEELQRRKDEASGASKNSAPTGSTSSTQVNRAGQPTTGVLQFDTFKIQENLAVSAARDTAATTPPALTHPAVRDGAIQPPPQTFPILEKALKAYRQAVDYEQKGNYDEALVLYRQAFRLDDNVDRAYRREEKLKAIVREQQALQAPKPATEIDELAENFKEGARITSPPILKKGHGITGTIASIVAPFLENALQFEPEKEGEPVLLNMLPEELLVVILGNLDPTSIERFAKVSKKARVVSLDPGIWRKLVQRTYLPPQIPDYDVIVPVIEKFSWDFRRVYIEQPRLRLDGVYIATCHYVRPGLSENSWVNTSHLITYHRYLRFYPNGLVLSLLANEEHSPQSIIPLLKPTLRMNGLFSGQWTLNGTIVQLTNLLDASGRFSTSLPSSDGVLSGGVSRVSGHSHGNANSTSDRSDQEPRYTFSMTLNLRSRPLGRWNRMDIESYDSVNIETGDVYPIMLKHERPFWFSKVRSYS; translated from the exons ATGCCAGTGGCATCGTCCTCCCAATCGGCGCAAGCTGGCGCGGTGCCCTCTGCCCAGGAGGAGAATGCAGAGCTTGCAAAGTTCAGAGCTGAATGGCTAGAAGAGCTTCAGAGGCGGAAGGATGAGGCCTCAGGGGCCTCCAAGAACTCCGCTCCCACTGGCTCAACCTCGAGTACCCAGGTCAATAGAGCTGGGCAGCCGACCACAGGCGTACTCCAATTTGATACATTTAAAATCCAGGAAAACTTGGCTGTTTCTGCTGCCAGAGATACCGCCGCTACAACGCCCCCTGCCTTGACACATCCAGCAGTGCGCGACGGCGCAatccaacctcctcctcaaacTTTTCCTATTTTGGAAAAAGCGCTCAAAGCATACAGACAAGCTGTAGACTATGAGCAAAAGGGAAATTATGACGAAGCGCTTGTATTATACCGACAGGCATTCAGATTG GATGATAATGTCGATCGCGCATATCGTCGCGAAGAGAAGCTTAAGGCTATAGTGAGGGAGCAGCAAGCACTCCAGGCACCAAAACCTGCTACCGAAATAGATGAACTGGCAGAAAATTTCAAAGAAGGAGCAAGAATTACTAGCCCACCTATATTGAAGAAAGGGcatggaattactggcaCAATCGCAAGCATCGTGGCCCCATTCCTGGAGAACGCGCTTCAGTTTGAACCTGAGAAAGAAGGCGAACCCGTGCTATTAAACATGTTGCCTGAAGAGTTGCTTGTGGTAATTTTGGGAAATTTAGATCCCACGTCTATTGAACGGTTTGCGAAAGTTAGTAAGAAGGCAAGGGTAGTCAGCTTGGATCCAGGAATATGGAG AAAGCTTGTTCAAAGAACCTACTTACCGCCTCAAATTCCAGACTACGATGTCATTGTTCCTGTGATTGAAAAGTTCTCTTGGGATTTTCGTCGTGTCTACATTGAACAACCTCGTTTGCGCCTGGATGGAGTATATATCGCAACATGCCACTATGT GCGACCTGGTCTCAGCGAGAATTCATGGGTCAAT ACGAGCCATCTCATAACTTACCACCGCTACTT ACGGTTCTATCCCAACGGGCttgttctttctttgctgGCTAACGAAGAGCACTCCCCACAATCTATCATTCCTCTTCTAAAGCCAACTTTGCGAATGAAC GGTCTTTTCTCCGGTCAATGGACTCTGAACGGTACCATTGTGCAGCTAACAAACCTCCTCGACGCAAGCGGCCGATTCTCCACGTCTCTGCCCTCATCTGACGGTGTATTATCTGGGGGCGTGTCTCGAGTCTCTGGCCATAGCCACGGCAATGCCAACAGCACGAGCGACAGATCAGACCAGGAACCACGCTATACATTCTCAATGACGCTCAACCTTCGATCCCGCCCGCTCGGCCGGTGGAATAGGATGGACATTGAGAGCTACGATTCGGTCAATATAGAGACGGGTGATGTCTACCCCATCATGCTTAAGCATGAGAGGCCGTTTTGGTTCTCCAAGGTCCGGTCTTACTCTTAG
- a CDS encoding putative J domain-containing protein C17A3.05c yields the protein MEGNKDEAVRCLAIARKHYEAGNWSAARKFTSKSISLFSLPEATALLAKINASAAKEEETPSASTNSTTEEHPSAAGIKHRHTSAQPKAGQAAGTAGGMGGEKRDYTPEQLAVVKRVRSCKVTEYYEILAVQKGCDEAEIKKAYRKLALALHPDKNGAPGADEAFKLVSKAFQVLSDPQKRAVFDSGTDPEDRFGGMPSRSPGFASGGGARFDGELSPEDLFNMFFGGTGGAFGPGFGQGFQTFGGGPTVFTFGGNGFRTQTFTRGAPRTGENANAEPRSLFVQLLPLLMLIGFSLLSSLPNLFTTPPTPDPRFAFSPAGKYSTEMETGGLGVRYFVNPTEFTQHPVIGAEFAKEGVKVGRVVEEPVNDDSPDAEGQKDSTEKGTKSKSKKKQKLQKVVKGKGKKRGPALTRFEDTVDQTYTQDLYARCRAGLNRKEQRKDAEIGIFGFGTDWEKVKKIQDEVIESCEELKRLGVWNGSNR from the exons ATGGAGGGAAACAAGGATGAAGCCGTGCGATGCCTCGCTATCGCTCGCAAACACTACGAAGCTGGTAATTGGTCGGCGGCGCGCAAGTTCACATCCAAGTCTATATCACTGTTCTCACTTCCCGAGGCCACTGCACTCCTGGCGAAAATAAATGCGAGCGCGGctaaagaagaagaaactcCTTCAGCCTCGACTAACTCGACGACCGAAGAACACCCATCTGCTGCTGGCATCAAGCACCGACATACGAGTGCGCAGCCGAAGGCTGGTCAAGCAGCTGGTACGGCAGGTGGCATGGGTGGGGAGAAGAGGGATTATACTCCAGAACAACTGGCGGTCGTGAAACGCGTGAGGTCATGTAAAGTGACCGAGTACTACGAAATCCTTGCCGTACAGAAGGGATGCGACGAAGCggaaatcaaaaaagcataTCGCAAG CTCGCCTTAGCATTGCATCCGGATAAGAACGGTGCCCCAGGGGCAGATGAAGCTTTCAAAC TCGTGTCGAAGGCTTTCCAAGTATTATCGG ACCCACAAAAACGCGCCGTATTTGACAGTGGGACTGACCCAGAAGACCGTTTCGGTGGCATGCCTTCACGATCTCCTGGGTTTGCATCAGGTGGTGGGGCACGATTTGACGGAGAACTCAGTCCTGAAGATCTATTCAATATGTTCTTTGGGGGCACGGGCGGTGCTTTCGGTCCAGGATTTGGCCAGGGATTCCAAACGTTTGGCGGCGGCCCAA CTGTCTTTACATTCGGGGGAAATGGTTTCCGGACGCAAACCTTCACACGTGGTGCTCCCCGCACAGGAGAGAATGCCAATGCTGAACCTCGCTCACTTTTTGTCCAACTACTCCCTCTGCTCATGTTGATCGGTTTCTCTCTATTATCAtcactacccaatctgtttACGACACCGCCTACTCCAGATCCTCGGTTTGCTTTCTCACCTGCCGGAAAATATTCTACCGAAATGGAAACAGGTGGACTTGGTGTCCGTTATTTCGTGAATCCAACAGAATTCACCCAACACCCTGTTATTGGTGCGGAGTTTGCGAAAGAAGGCGTCAAAGTGGGACGAGTAGTGGAAGAACCCGTCAACGACGACTCACCGGATGCAGAGGGTCAGAAGGACTCGACGGAGAAAGGCACGAAATCGAAatccaaaaagaaacagaaattACAGAAGGTAGtcaaaggcaaagggaaAAAACGCGGACCCGCCTTGACGAGATTCGAGGATACAGTTGATCAAACATACACTCAAGACTTATATGCTCGGTGTAGGGCGGGACTCAATAGAAAAGAACAACGGAAAGATGCAGAGATTGGCATCTTCGGATTTGGGACAGATTGGGAGAAGGTCAAGAAGATACAGGACGAAGTTATTGAGAGCTGCGAGGAGTTGAAACGTCTAGGGGTGTGGAATGGTTCGAACAGATAG
- a CDS encoding Protein phosphatase PP2A regulatory subunit B encodes MEDPSGSGGWRFAQCFGDKGEVEDITEADIISTVEFDSTGNYLATGDKGGRVVLFERNEMKKGCEYKFYTEFQSHEPEFDYLKSLEIEEKINKIKWCKRQNSAHFLLSTNDKTIKLWKVFEKSLRVVSESNHFDGQQPIAAPSSTSHLRLPRMTQQDNIIAAVPRKVYSNAHAYHIHSISVNSDQETYISADDLRINLWNLNTSDQSFNIVDIKPVNMEELTEVITATEFHPTQCNLFMYSSSKSNIKLADMRDSALCDRHAKCFEEEEDPTTRSFFSEIISSISDVKFSHDGRYILSRDYLSLKIWDINMESKPVKTIPIHDHLRGKLCDLYENDCIFDKFECIWGGDDKHVLTGSYHNYFRIYDTDTMNDVVLQADKSAFKAKKIGGPLPGGKPGMKNGPRPGGLRDAMAMDALDFNKKILHASWHPRENTIAIAATNNLFLYSAA; translated from the exons ATGGAAGACCCCTCAGGCTCTGGTGGTTGGCGCTTTGCTCAGTGTTTCGGTGACAAGGGCGAGGTCGAGGACATCACTGAGG CCGACATCATATCCACCGTGGAGTTCGATTCAACAGGAAACTATCTCGCCACTGGAGACAAGGGTGGACGTGTCGTTCTATTTGAACGCAATGAAATG AAAAAAGGATGCGAGTATAAATTCTATACTGAATTCCAATCGCACGAACCAGAATTCGACTACCTCAAATcacttgaaattgaagagAAGATTAACAAGATCAAATGGTGCAAACGACAGAATTCGGCGCATTTTCTATTATCAACAAACG ATAAAACGATCAAGCTCTGGAAAGTGTTCGAGAAATCATTGCGGGTGGTATCTGAATCGAATCATTTCGATGGCCAGCAACCCATAGCTGCCCCTTCTAGCACAAGCCACTTGCGACTCCCTCGGATGACACAACAAGACAATATCATCGCTGCTGTTCCTCGAAAAGTCTACTCTAACGCACATGCTTACCACATCCATTCCATCTCAGTCAACTCTGATCAAGAGACATACATTTCGGCGGACGATTTGAGAATCAACCTCTGGAACTTAAATACCAGCGACCAGAGTTTTA ACATTGTCGACATCAAACCTGTGAATATGGAGGAACTAACAGAAGTTATCACCGCAACTGAGTTCCATCCAACCCAATGCAATCTATTCATGTATTCAAGCTCAAAAAGCAACATCAAGCTCGCAGATATGCGGGATTCTGCTCTTTGTGATCGCCACGCTAAAT GctttgaggaagaagaagatccTACCACGCGATCCTTTTTCTCTGAAATCATATCTTCCATCTCTGACGTCAAGTTTAGCCACGATGGCCGTTACATTCTTTCCCGCGATTATCTTTCGTTGAAAATTTGGGACATCAACATGGAATCAAAGCCTGTTAAAACCATACCCATTCACGATCATCTGAGAGGCAAGCTGTGTGATCTCTATGAAAACGATTGCATATTCGACAAATTCGAATGTATCTGGGGAGGAGATGATAA GCACGTATTGACCGGCTCATATCACAATTACTTCCGGATATACGATACCGATACGATGAACGACGTCGTACTACAAGCTGATAAATCAGCCTTCAAGGcgaagaagattggtgggCCTCTTCCAGGAGGTAAACCTGGAATGAAGAACGGACCTAGACCGGGTGGCTTGAGGGATGCTATGGCGATGGACGCACTTGACTTTAATAAGAAGATTCTTCATGCAAGCTGGCATCCACGTGAAAACACTATTGCT ATTGCTGCAACGAATAATCTGTTCTTGTACAGTGCGGCTTGA
- a CDS encoding Protein Red — protein MDQESFRRLLQTPRPGGSSTLGSASSSRSSLLPPPKKKIAEDASQPAFKPRTVKKKAPDAKTSKYRDRAAERRVGGGNDYAHVEAVLEDFERKNADEDKAKVEEQRKYLGGDSEHSILVKGLDFALLEQNKARSVMTNEDLDALDQAFLESSSHPPTTVPKKRTREELLRELKEQRAGSKSSNNFADGAADEEARLLEQAKLKGKFKPIGQPEVKKKKKLKSDGAEGEKKKKKRKVDNEDSTLSKANAPTGSSMPPPPDPVKAGSEPAKVDTTSVPAQEEVIDEDFDIFAGAGDYEGIDLGDDDEESETEANKPKSDNNPEIPRGKSPVPDGPRRWIETDDVELPTKPSIPLPTSITKQASSSRSSPPRHGDLSDDEDMEGDQPMRLVPLSSSALPSIKEFLAMDKAASSRDKKKKRKDKKNDGDDRDEESSKKSLEAKVDRDYQRLKSFTDKKAAADKK, from the exons ATGGATCAG GAATCGTttcgtcgtcttctccaAACTCCACGTCCAGGAGGATCATCTACTCTCGGTTCAGCTTCGAGTTCACGTAGCTCCCTACTTCCCCCTCCAAAAAA AAAGATCGCAGAGGATGCCTCTCAACCGGCATTTAAGCCTAGGAccgtgaagaagaaagcgccAGATGCGAAAACTTCAAAATATCGCGACCGTGCGGCAGAACGAAGGGTTGGAGGTGGAAATGACTACGCACAC GTTGAAGCCGTACTCGAAGACTTTGAGAGGAAAAATGCTGATGAAGACAAGGCGAAG GTTGAAGAGCAGAGGAAGTATCTTGGTGGCGACAGCGAACATTCCATCCTTGTAAAAGGCCTTGATTTTGCGTTACTTGAGCAGAATAAAGCGAGGTCTGTAATGACTAACGAAGATCTTGACGCTCTAGACCAAGCGTTTCTGGAGTCATCGTCCCATCCCCCGACAACCGTTCCGAAGAAACGAACCCGTGAAGAGCTGCTGCGGGAACTGAAGGAGCAGAGAGCCGGTTCTAAATCAAGTAATAATTTTGCAGACGGCGCTGCTGATGAAGAAGCTCGCTTGCTGGAGCAGGCCAAGCTAAAGGGAAAATTCAAGCCTATAGGCCAGCCAGAAGttaaaaagaagaagaagctaaAATCAGACGGTGCTGAAggtgaaaagaagaagaagaaaagaaaggtagACAATGAAGATTCTACCCTTTCAAAAGCAAACGCTCCAACGGGTTCCTCAATGCCTCCACCACCTGACCCAGTAAAAGCGGGTTCCGAGCCAGCAAAAGTGGATACCACAAGTGTTCCTGCTCAGGAAGAGGTCATCGACGAAGATTTTGATATATTTGCCGGTGCAGGCGACTACGAAGGCATAGACCTCggtgatgacgacgaagaaagtgAAACTGAAGCTAATAAGCCAAAATCTGACAACAATCCAGAAATCCCTAGAGGAAAATCCCCAGTGCCAGATGGTCCAAGGCGGTGGATAGAAACAGATGACGTGGAACTACCAACCAAACCCAGTATACCGCTTCCTACTTCTATAACGAAACAGGCGTCATCATCCAGATCCTCACCTCCACGCCACGGGGATCTCAGTGACGACGAAGATATGGAGGGCGATCAGCCTATGCGACTCGTACCTCTTTCGAGCTCTGCGCTGCCATCAATAAAGGAATTCTTGGCCATGGATAAGGCTGCCAGTTCTCgggacaagaaaaagaaacgcaAGGACAAGAAGAATGATGGCGACGATAGAGATGAAGAATCATCGAAGAAGTCACTTGAAGCCAAAGTCGATCGAGATTATCAAAG GTTAAAATCGTTCACGGACAAGAAGGCTGCAGCAGACAAAAAATAA
- a CDS encoding Delta(24(24(1)))-sterol reductase: MTSTASGIQTTLPTDIHHRANATNGNPKKLVVTEAGREVDKRLDKHETYEFGGPLGVCAIMTGFPILMYYLWICLWFYDGSLVHPTSVDDIKPFLWRMWGHIAKDASPNLYAWKVYSGNFFFQLFIAWLLPGYQQDGLPVPSLGYKTLRYNCNALACLYTTLITAAILHYYHIFRLTEIIDNYGHLMTVSMFYGFGVSLITYLYAVLTNTQIRMSGNFFYDYFMGACLNPRLGTIDLKMWAEVRIPWVIVFFLSVSGACKQYEQLGYVTPNMAFMILATGFYINACAKGEECIPQTWDMFHEKWGFMVIFWNFSGVPFSYVYSVVYMASHDPSTYRFSTGGYIFIYTVLCTAYYIWDTAMAQKSHFKMQTQGITEFRKTFPQLPWNTVKNPTFIETAHGNRLLTSGWWAYSRKPNYVADWTMSLTWGAIIGTASIIPYFYSIFFIVVLLHRCTRDFERCSIKYGKDWERYCQIVKYKYIPGIY; this comes from the exons ATGACCTCAACAGCGAGTGGAATCCAGACCACTCTCCCTACCGATATACACCACCGGGCTAATGCAACCAATGGAAATCCTAAAAAACTCGTCGTCACAGAGGCTGGACGCGAGGTTGACAAACGACTTGATAAACACGAAAC TTATGAATTCGGCGGCCCTCTGGGTGTTTGCGCTATTATGACCGGCTTCCCTATCTTGATGTACTACCTTTGGATATGTCTATGGTTTTATGATGGTTCCTTGGTCCATCCTACCTCTGTCGACGATATCAAACCTTTCTTATGGCGTATGTGGGGACATATAGCCAAA GACGCCAGTCCAAACCTGTATGCTTGGAAAGTCTACTCTGGAAACTTTTTCTTCCAACTATTTATTGCCTGGCTGCTGCCTGGCTATCAACAAGACGGTCTTCCCGTCCCTTCTCTCGGGTACAAAACCCTTCGGTACAACTGCAACGCGCTAGCATGCCTCTATACCACTTTGATTACCGCCGCCATTCTACACTATTACCACATCTTCCGTTTGACAGAGATCATAGACAACTATGGCCACCTGATGACAGTATCCATGTTCTACGGCTTCGGCGTCTCCCTCATAACCTATCTATATGCTGTCTTGACCAATACCCAGATTCGTATGTCAGGAAACTTCTTCTACGATTACTTCATGGGTGCTTGCTTGAACCCACGCCTGGGAACCATTGACTTGAAGATGTGGGCCGAGGTCCGAATCCCATGGGTCATTGTCTTTTTCCTCTCTGTCTCTGGGGCTTGCAAACAGTATGAACAGTTGGGCTATGTCACACCT aACATGGCCTTTATGATCCTCGCCACTGGATTCTATATCAACGCTTG TGCCAAAGGAGAGGAGTGCATTCCCCAAACTTGGGATATGTTCCATGAAAA ATGGGGCTTCATGGTTATATTCTGGAACTTCTCTGGTGTACCCTTC TCATACGTGTATTCCGTTGTCTACATGGCCTCCCATGATCCTTCTACCTATCGCTTCTCGACTGGGGGCTACATCTTTATTTATACAGTTCTTTGTACTGCTTATTATAT TTGGGATACCGCGATGGCTCAAAAGAGCCACTTCAAAATGCAAACTCAGGGAATCACTGAATTCCGCAAAACTTTCCCTCAACTTCCCTGGAACACGGTCAAGAACCCGACCTTCATTGAGACCGCTCATGG AAACCGTCTGCTTACTAGCGGTTGGTGGGCATACTCCCGCAAACCCAACTACGTCGCCGACTGGACGATGAGTCTGACCTGGGGCGCGATCATCGGCACCGCTAGCATCATCCCATATTTCTACTCCATATTCTTCATCGTTGTCCTCTTGCATCGGTGCACTCGCGACTTTGAACG GTGCTCCATCAAGTATGGCAAAGATTGGGAACGCTACTGCCAAATTGTcaaatataaatatattcCAGGGATTTATTAA